The Marivirga salinae DNA window AATGTCTATTGCCATCCTCTAGATGGTGATGGTTACTGGTCTCTTGGTGCTTAAGCTTGCTTGCCGATGAATAGAGGTGGAGTCCCATAGACTTTAAGTCTACTTTAAAATAATTCAATAATAGAAGAACCAATAAATTAGTTATTGACCAATTTATTGTTTTCCATTAACTTCGTAGCTATGACTAAAATCATATGATAATGAAATTTAATTACCTTTTTAGTTTACTTATATTTTCAGTTTTAATTTCAGCCTGTTCTAAGGAGAGAGTAATTACTCAGGATAATTATGAAGTAGTGGATTTGCCCGATGGCAGCATAGTTTTTTTAAATCATTATTCAGAATTAGAATATATTGAAGCATTTAATCAGCGCAGAGTTGCTATTTCCGGTGAGTGCTATTTTTCAGTTGAAGCTTCCGATAAATCATTCACAGTAACAGGTGAATTAGGAGAAGTTGAGGTGTTAGGTACTGAATTTAGTGTAAAATCAGATATTGAGGATATGAAAGTTGAAGTTGAATCGGGAAGTGTCCAATTTACTGTTGAAGATCATTCTGAAAAATTATCCAAAGGGGAAATGGCTTCTTATCAAAAAGGAGATAATTCCATTAAGACTGGAAAAGCTTCCAATGGTTTTAAGAAATGGATGGCTAAATTAAGAATTGAGTTCAAGCGATTGGATAAAAAATTGAATGATGAAGCAAAAGGCATAGAAGAAGAACTCAATGAAAAAGCCAAGGAAATTGAAAAAGAAGCTAATAAAATTGGAAAGGAACTGGAAGATGTGGGAGATCAAATTGGCAAGAGTATTAAGAAAATTACAGATTGAGATTAATTAATAAGCCTCTACTATAATTAAATGTCTTTAAAGAAATCGTTCAGGTTTTTTAGGTATTGTGAATTAAGTTGAGCACTTACATTTATTTTCACCTTTAGACCAAATATTTACAATTGTATTTTGGTCATGTCCCTACCTTGCAGTATTTTAGCTTTTTAATAAAGGTTGAATACTATTGACAAAAGTTAAAATTTTTCATTTAAACATAACCAAATTTGGTGTAATAGCATCTAATTTAAATCTCTTCATTTTTCACCTGAGGATCTTATGAATCTCTTTTTACTAAAAACTATGGACAAATTATTACGATTATTTAAATTACTAAGCATTGTCACAGCATTTATCTTTGGTATGAGTCTTGAGATAAGTGCACAAAATATTACCATTTCAAACTTCACTCCTAAAAGTGGAGCAGTAGGCACAACGGTAACCATATCAGGCACTAACTTTAATACCACTGCTGTTAATAACATAGTGATATTCGGAGCTACAAGAGCAACAGTCACAGCGGCCACAGCTACTGAACTTACGGTTACCGTTCCGACTGGGGCAACTTATGCACCTGTAACAGTGCTTAATACTGAGACTGATTTAATAGCTTCTACCAATAGTAACTTTACGCCCACCTTCTCGCCCAACAAAAGCAGTATTACTGCTACCGATTTTGAAACTAAAGTGGATTTTGCGACTGGAGCTGATCCTTTCTCGGTTGCAATAGGTGATTTGGATGGGGACGGCAAAGCAGACTTAGTATTAGCAAATTTTACTAGCAATACTGTCTCTGTTTTACGGAATATAGGCAGCCCTGGTGTTGTGGACTATGCTGAAAAAGTGGATTTTAATACTAATACAAATCCTATATCAGTTGCCATTGGTGATTTGGATGGAGATGGCAAGGCGGATTTAGCAGTAGCGAATTACAGTAGCACTAATGTTTCTGTTTTGCGCAATACGAGTACTATTGGTACCATAAATTTTGAACCTAAAGTGGATTTTGCTACAGGTGCAAATCCTCACTTAATAGCCATAGACGATTTCGATGGAGATGGTAAGGCAGATATAGCAGTTGCGAATCGTAACTCTACTTTTAAAGTTTCTGTTTTACGCAATACGAGCATTCCCGGTAATATAAGTTATGAGACAAAAATAGATTTTCTATCAGGTGGTGTTCCTTATTCAATTGCCACGGGCGATTTGGATGGGGATGGGAAGTCAGACCTTGCAGTAGCGAATTATAATAGCAATAGGGTTTCTGTTTTACGTAATGAGAGCAGCTCTGGAACCATAAACTTTGCGCCTAAAGATGATTTTTTTACTGGTGGAAATCCTCATTCTGTTGCCATAGGTGATTTGGATGGAGATGGGAAAGCTGACTTAGCAACAGCGAATTATGGCGATGCTACCGTTTCTGTTTTACATAATAGGAGTACCACTGGTGACATAGACTTTGCATTTAGAGAGGATTTCCCTACTGGCCCACTTCCAATTTCAGTTGCGATAGGAGACCTGAATGGGGATGGGAAAGCTGACTTAGCAACAGCGAATTATGGTAGTGGTGAGAGGACAGTTTCTGTTTTACGAAATATAGGTGCCCCAGAAGATGCCATAAATTACGCCACCAAAGTTGATTTTACGACCTATACAGGTCCTGTCTTAGTCGCGATAGGCGATCTGGATGGGGATGGAAAGGCTGACTTAGCAGTAGCGAATCGTTTTAGTGATTTTGTATCTGTTATCAGAAACAATCCTGATTTTATTCCTTTTGTAACTGCTTATTCACCTGCAGATGACGAAACAGGCCTAGTGGAGGTCAATACAGACCTAATCCTTACCTTCAACGAAGATATTCAGAAAGGAACAGGTAACATTCTGATCAAGGAAGATGGAGTAATCACGCAGACTATTCCGGTAACGGATGCTAGTGTCACGGTTTCAGGAAATACGGTGACCATTAACCCTGAAGATTTTACAATAGGTGCTACAGTCAACATAGAAATGGATGCTGGTGTATTTAAAGATCTGACTGATAATAACTATTCAGGAATCACTGGTCCTACTACTTGGAATTTTGTTGCAGGCTTGCTTAGTCAAATGATCAGTTTTGATGCATTGGGTGATCAAACTTATGGTGATGCTAATTTTGATTTAACCGCCACAGCCAGCTCAGGTCTACCTGTGAATTATACCAGTTCAGACCAAAGTGTGGCAACCATTAATGGGAGTGAGGTAACCATTACGGGAGCAGGAACTACTACAATAACGGCAAGTCAAGAAGGTAATTCGGATTATAAATCAGCTCCATCAGTAGAGCAAACATTTACTGTAAATAAATCTTCTCAAACTATTACGTTTGATGCATTGCCTACTAAAAATTATGATGTTGCAGCTTTTAATTTAACTGCAACGGCCAGCTCAGGTTTATCTGTGAATTATACCAGTTCAGACCAAAGTGTGGCAACCATTAACGGAAGTGAGGTAACAATAATCGGAACAGGAACTACTACAATAACGGCAAGTCAAGAAGGTAATTCGGATTATAAATCAGCTCCATCAGTAGAGCAAACATTTACTGTAAATAAATCTTCTCAAACTATTACGTTTGATGCATTACCTACTAAAAATTATGGTGATGCAGCTTTTAATTTAACTGCAACGGCCAGCTCAGATTTGCTTGTGGAATATACTAGCTCAAACTTAAACGTGGCAACCATTAACGGAAGTGAGGTAACAATAATCGGAACAGGAACTACCACTATAACGGCAAGCCACCCAGGTAATGCAAATTATAAGGCAGCTTCTTCAGTAGGTCAATCATTGACTGTAAACAAAGGTTCTCAAACAATTACATTTGAAAGCTTAGAAAACAGAACTTATGGAGATGAGGCTTTTGATTTAACCGCTACATCGAGTTCAGCTTTAGAACTAACTTTTAGCAGTTCAGATGAAACTGTTGCTACCATTGAGGGAAAAACGGTAACCATAATCGGAGCAGGGACTGCAACCATCACTGCAACTCAGGCAGGAAATCAAAACTATGAACAGGCTACAGCTGTAGAGCAAATTTTAACAGTAAATAAAGCGGCACAAAGTATCACATTTGAAAGCTTAGAAGCCAAAACCTATGGAGATGCGAATTTTGATTTAACAGCTACAGCTAGTTCAGGCTTAGAACTGACTTACAGCAGTTCAGATGAAACTGTAGCAACCATTGATGGCAATACGGTAAGTATTGTTGGAGGAGGAACGGCAAGCATTACTGCCAATCAATCAGGTAATTCAAACTATGAGGCAGCTTCAGCAACCGAACAAATTCTAACGGTAAATAAAGCAGCTCAAAGCATCAGTATTACGGCCATTGAAGATAAATTGGTTGATGCAGCACCCTTTGAGGTTGTAGCGATTGTGAATAGCGGTTTGGATTTAACCTACAGTTTGACAGGCCCCGCTACTATTAGCGGAAATACTATTACTCTTGATGGATCAGAGGGAACTGTTGAAGTAACGGTTAGTCAGTCAGGCAATACGAACTACAATTCTACTTCGGCTAGCATTAGTTTTGAAGTAACAGACCCTTGCATTGACTTTGGTGCAGAGGCAATAAATATCACGAATGTACTATGTAATGGAGAGGCGAATGGAAGCTTTGAAATTTTAGCCACTGGAACAGAACCCTTCCTTTATACAATGGATGGAACTGATCAAGAGAGTGAAATATTCAGTAACTTAACTGCAGGAGACTATGATGTGATCGTAACGGATGGGAATAACTGTACCCAAACAGTTACTGTTACAGTAAAAGAACCTGCAATGCTTACAATCAGCGGAGAAGTAGCGAATAGTAATAGTACAGATGGTAATGGTAGTATTTCATTAACTGCCAATGGAGGAACAGGAAATCTAAGTTATGAGTGGAGCAATGGTGCTACTTCAGCTAATATTAGTGAATTAACTATTGGAGAATATACTGTAACAGTGACCGATGAGAATGGTTGCAGCTTAACAGAAAAATTTACAATAAGTGGGGTTACTGCCAATGGAGAAAAGCTGAATAGTCAAGTTAGCATATATCCAAATCCGACTAGTCAATCTATAAAAATACTGCATGCAGAGGCAGTAGAGATTATAACATTGTATAATGCACAAGGTAAATTGATCCTAACACAGAAAGCAAAAGGCACCGAAAGTAATCTGCAATTGACACAATTACCAATAGGACTTTACTTTATTCAATTGGACAATAGTGCAGAAATGCATAGAATAGTTAAAAAGTAGATAGTATTGAGTAGTGAGATAATTTATCTTCTCACTACTCAATTTTATGTTTTTATATGGGATGAGGAAATTTCCATATTTTTGTTGTTTTCCTCACAATAAACCTCAAAAATAATAATGAAATGTTCAATTTCGATTATTGTATACTTGATAACATCATTTCTAGCGTTTTCCCAAAAGCATCATACCATAAAAGGCCAGTTACTTCAGCATAGTGATTCATCACCAGTATTTAATGCGCATATTTATTTTGATAAAACAGCTATTGGTACCACCACCAATGAAGATGGATTATTTGCATTTCACTTTCTGGAAAATGAAAAACAGTCTAACATTCATATTTCTTGTATCGGATATAAAATTGATAGTATACCCATAAGCGAATTCCAGAATAAGCCTTTAACAATATTTATTGAGGAGGATAAATTATTCTTATCAGAAGTAGTGGTTAGCCCTAGTGACCCAAATGATATCCTAGAAAAAGCGATTGAAAACTTAGGACAAAATTATCCTAAGGAAAAAATCAGTAAAACGATATATTACAAAGAATCAGTTAAGCAAAATGGGAAACCCATTAGGTTGCTGGAAGTAGTGGCAACCATTGTTTCAGATGGCTTCAGTGATTCTCGTCAAAACCCTAAGAAGTATGAACTTTTTATTGATCAAAAACGACCAGATTTTAATTACGATTCAACTTTTGAGGGAGGAAATGGAATAGGAGTTTTGCATGGGCTTCTCTGGACAGAAGCATACTTGAATAAAAGAAAACTTAGAAAATACAATGTTTCATTTGATGGTAAATCCTTTTTTAGAAATCATGAAGTATATAAAATCAGCATTAGCAAACCTAATAGTCTGGGGACTACCTCAATGTACATTACGGTGGATGAATTTGCTATTGTTGCAATAAGTCAATCCTTTGTAAATCCTAGCAGGAAAAAACCGGATTCGAAACAGCAATTTCAGTTTTTAGCCTTTGATTTATACGTGGATTTTATACAAATGAAGGATGGATATTGGTATATTCATACTATTGATGACATCAGGGAAAGCATTTCTCAAGATGGCGCTATCACCAAAATCATAAGGTCCATTCGTACCACTTCTGTAGGTGAAATTCAGGATTTAAATAAAAAGAACAGGATTAAGATGAATACTGATTTATATAAATATCCGACCGAATACGACCCTGAGTTTTGGAATCATTACAATGCACCACTTGAAACACAAGAGGAGTTAAAAGCAAAGCAAGAATTTTCTGAATAGGAAATCAATTTCTTTCCCATTTCGATCAGTATTTCAAAATATAAAGAATAGAACATTTTAAGCCCTCTACTATGTCCAAATTCGTTCATTTTTGTTCAAAAATGAACAGCATTTGTACAATAAAAGTACCTCTATTGCCTTTTAATGAAGATGTTTTGAATGGTTTAATTATTGAACAAAAATAAAAAGTAATATTTGCAACTTTTTAAAGATAGTAGACATCTTTAAATAAATCTACTTTCTCAAAGTAAATAGAAATAGCACTCTGATACTTCTTTTTATGCTGTAAAATGTAGAAATGCAATAGTTAATTATTGTCTGTAAAATTGATATTAAATATTCACCATGCTGAAGTGTTATCTAGTCACATTATTTCTGTTTTTGAGTTTTAGTAGTTTTGCACTAGAAACAGATAGTATTTCTCGAAAAAGCATAGAAATTCCTAGAATCTCAGAAGCCCCTAAAATTGATGGTGTTCTTGACGATATTGCCTGGCAAAATGCCCCCATCGCAACAGATTTTGTCGAAAGAAATCCTAATAATGGAAGACCTATTCCAGATAGTCTATCCACTGAAGTGAAAGTAATTTATGATGATTTGGGGGTTTATTTTGGAGCCAAAATGAAAGATCCTGAACCAGATAAAATTTCAAAAGAGCTAACGGAAAGAGATAATATAGCAGCGGATGATTTCTTTTTCATTTTATTAAACGGATATAACGATCGCCAACAAAGTATGCAATTTATTGTAACTGCAGCTGGAGTTCAATATGATGCTAAAATGACCAATGGAAGGGAGGATAATTCCTGGGATGCAGTTTGGTATAGTGAGGTAAAAATCAATGATGATGGATGGGTGGCAGAAATTTTTATTCCTTATTTTATTTTAAGATTTCCGAAGAAGCAAGTGCAAGAATGGGGGCTCAATATGGAAAGAGAAGTTTTTAGGACACGAACTCGCTATAGTTGGAATCATGTAGATAATCAAAAAGGAGCTTATTCTTTATATGACGGAGAGATTCATGGAATCGAAAATATAAAAACTCCAACTAGATTATCTTTTCAACCTTATATTTCAGCTTACGCCAATAATTATGATGGCAATACTAATTTTAATTTTAATGGTGGATTGGATTTAAAATATGGTATATCAGATGCTTTTACGCTTGATATGGTACTGATTCCTGATTTTGGCCAAGCGCGATTTGATAATAATGTTCTTAATTTGTCAGCATTTGAAGTCCAATTTGCAGAACAGCGTGCCTTTTTTAATGAAGGAACAGAATTATTTTCCAAAGGTGATATGTTTTATTCCAGAAGAATAGGAGGCAGACCTTCTTCGAGTCCTACCATAAATGAAGGGGAAGAAATAGCTTTTCAACCCAATGCAGTAGAATTAATAAATGCAACTAAGGTGTCAGGCAGAACAGAGAGTGGATTAGGGATTGGGTTTTTCAATGCCGTTACCAATGAAGCCTTTGCTCAAATAAGAAATGTAGAGACTGGGGAGATTAGAACTGAAATGGTAGAACCTTATACCAATTACAATGTAACGGTGTTAGATCAGAGGTTTGGAGATAATAGCTCTTTTTCCTTTGTTAATACCAATGTAAGCAGACTGGGGAATTATAGAGATGCCAATGCAACCGGATTGTATGTTAGCCATACCAATAAAGCCAATACATGGAATTACAGTGCTAGTACTGAAGGGAGTTGGAGATTTTTGAAAGAGGAGACGATTTTTGGAACTGAAGTTCAAGCAGGTATATCCAAAATAAGTGGCGAACATAGGTTGGAAGGAAGATTGGATTTAAGAACGCTGGATTATAATATTAATGACTTAGGGTTCTCTACTAACACCAATTATGTTAGATATATGGGGTATTATGGGTATCGATATTTACAACCCAAAGGAAACTTGAACAATATGTTTCTTAATTTTAATCTCAATCATTTTAGAAGATTAGATCCTGATTTATTTAGCAATTTCACATTTAATTTTAACTCCAGCTTTACCACCAAAGACTTTTTTAGTTATGGGGGTGGTGTGGAAGTGACTCCTTTTGGGACCAACGATATTTATGAGCCAAGAGTGAATGGAAGACATGTGCAATTCCCTGGCTATCATGATCAGTGGATTTGGATGAATACTGATTTCAGAAAGAAATTGGCTTTCGAAGGCTTCATCGATTGGTATAAATTCTTTGAAGAGGGCAGGAGTAATATATTCCTGAGTTTGAATCCACGCTATAGGTTTTCCAATAAATTTAATTTAAGATATGGTCTGCTTTATAACCCTTCCTATAAGGAACAAGGCTTTGTGGATACAGATGGGGATGATATCATTTTTGGTCAGCGAGATAGATTAACAATTGAAAACTCTATTGGAGGGGATTATATTTTCAATAATAAAATATCACTAAACCTTACTTTCAGGCATTATTATTCAGGAGCTATGTATTCAAAACTTTACAGTCTAGAACAAAATGGTGAATTAACAGAAGAACCAGAAAGGGAAAATATTTATGATGTTACTTTTAATACCTGGAACCTAGATTTGAAATTTGCATGGTGGTTTGCACCAGGTAGCCAGATTACTATTTTATATAGAAATGCTTTAGATAGCTACCTGCAGCAAGGTGGTCAGGCTTTTGATGAGAATTTCGATTACTTATTTAATCAGCCGCAGCTAAATAGTTTTTCTGTTAGGTTGAGCTATTTCTTGGATTACAATCGAATCCGAAATGCATTCTCCAATAGAAACATGAATAGGGCTAAGCCTGGTAAAATGACTGCTGGTTTGTAAACCATATATCCTAAAATCACAAAAAAAAAGTAAGCAAGAATCATTCTTGCTTACTTTTTGATACAGTTTATTGATCACTCCTATAAAATATTGTCCTCCCTCATTTATTCTATCTTCAAAGATTCCGTAGGGTTTATTTTTGCGGTTTTATAAAGATTGAAAACCACCGTTAAGAAAGAAATGACAATTAATATTAGTGTTGGTATTATAAATAAATCAACGCTTAAGTTCATTTTGAAAGCAAAATTGGTAAGCCATTCTCTAGAAATATAAAAAACAATGGGTACAGAAATTAAACTTGCCATTAGCAACAGTGTTAAGTACTCTTTTGAAAGGATTAGAATCAATGTGCTTACCCTTGCACCAAGGATTTTTCTTATGCCCATTTCTTTGGTTCTTTGAACAGTGGAGAATGATACAAAGGCGAATAAACCCATACATGCTATAAATATGGCGATCAATGAGAAAATCATAAAGATTTTACCGAATTGCAATTCAGCTCGATATTGGTAATTGAATTCATCATCTAAGAAAAAATATTCAAACGGATTTCCTGCGAATTTTTCGTTATAAGCAGAGCGAATCTGTGATAATGATTCTTCTATATTAGAAGTGTTTATCTTGAAAGAAAAATATCTTCTTACTCCATCAGATGCTACAAAAAGGATAGGCATATGGTCTTCTTTTAAAGATTGCCAATGAAAATCCTTAAGTACGCCTGCAACTAATACAGTATCATCACCCACAACTATTTGTTCATTGAGGGCTTCTTCAGGAGACCCCAATTCATAAGTCTGCAATGCTTGCTGATTTAAGATTACATAGGTATAATCAGAGACAGTTTTGCGATCAAAAGGTTCACCCGCAAGGAATTCAAGCTCATAAGTATCAAAAAATTTATAATCTACAAAAGAAATTCCTCCAGGTTCATTTTGACTTGGATCTTTGCCTAATTTCCTCATTCCTACTACAGCACTATGCCCTTTTCCAGGTATGTTTCCAGAACTTGTAACCGACTGTATGCTTGAATATTTTGAAGTTTCTGTTTTAAATGTAGATAAATTGGATGCAATCGTTTCCCTATTTTCAATCAATTCCGGTCCTCTAACAACCAGTATTTGCTCCATATCAACACCCAAATCTTGAGATTTCATAAAGGTGATTTGGTTATAAATAATGAAAGTCCCAGACAGTAAAATGGAAGAGATCAGAAATTGGAAGATTACTAAGCCTTTACGCAAGTTAAATCTGAAACCTGATATTTTGAATTCTGATTTCTGAATGTTTATTGCTTGAAAAGAAGACATTACAAAGGCAGGATAAAATCCAGATATTAAAGCGCTAATAATTGTAAAAAGTACCAATCCAATCCAAAATTCATAATGACTGAAAAGTAAAAAAGTAAATTCACTATCCAGTATATTATTTAATTCAGAGAGTATGAGGTCAGCAATGAATATAGCGAGTATCACTGCGATAAAATTTATTATTAGGGCCTCCATTATAAATTGATTGCGTAATTGTGTTTTTAATGCACCTAATGCTTTTCTTATTCCAACCTCTTTCGTTCTTTTTATAGAATTTGCTATAGATAAGTTAATGAAATTTAGCCATGCAATGATCAGGATGAAGATTGCAATGATGCCTAATGCTTTTAAATTTCGGATACTTCCATTGTTTGAAATATCATATTCAAGATGGCTAGAGTATAAGTGAATGTCAGTAAGTTGCTGAAGGTTTAATTCCCATTTCACATTGTAGTGATCAAGTGATTTTCCAAAATTATCGTAAACAAGCTGGTCAAGCTTATTTTCGATATTCCCAATTTTGCTATTTTCACCAATCTTGAAATAGGTGTAAAAATTACATCTTCCCCAAGCCCCGCTTTTATATTCTCCGCTTTCCAAAAGCGAGCGCATGGGTAATAGAAAATCAAATTTAAGATGACTGTTACCTTTTGAAGTATTTAATACGCCAGTTACTACATAATCTTCTTTAGTCCATCCTTCAACCTTAAGAATTTTACCAATTGGATCAATTTCTTTTCCGAAATATTTAGCCGCCATTTCATCAGAAATGACAATATTATGTTTATCATTCAATACATTTGAAGGGTCTCCATGTTTTAAAGGGAAATTAAAAACATCAAAGAAAGTGCTATCTACATAAAGCATGTCTTGCTCTTCCTCTAAAAAAGGAACGTTTTTATCAGGATTAGTCACCACTGCACCAAAATATTGAGGATGTATCCTGCAGTATTTTTCAATCTCAGGAATAACTTCTTCAGCTTTGACACCCATTGCATAAGAGGTTTTTGCTTGCCTGCTTTTTATCACATCATTTTCAGATATATCCAAAGTCAAACGATAGAGGTTTTCCGAATCTTTATGAAATTTGTCATAACTTAATTCATAGTGGATATACTGTAAAATTGCAAGACATACTCCAATGCCAATAGCTAATCCTGCAATATTGATTATTGAGGATGATTTGTATTTTTTAAGGTTTCGAAGTGCTATCGTAAGATTAAATTTTAGCATTGGTTATAGGTTTAAGGTTATGAATAATTTATTTTTCGTTTAATAAAATTGGCTTCTAATAAAATTAAGATACTTTTTTGTAAAAATTTATTCCTCTCAAGTCCTCACAGCCTTTGGCAGTATCTTTTGTTTTCTTCCATTTTTATTCCCGTAAATGCGGGACAGGTTGTGGTTAAGTTTCCAGCTTTAGCTGGTTTTTCTCAACTTGAGAACATAGTTTCTTGTCTTAAATTAATTTTTGATATTCTAATCACTTTATCCCTCTCAAACCTTCGGAAACTGCAAAGTGAAAGTCGTATTCACCCCAGGAGTTGAACTTACGCTTAACTTCCCTTTATGCAGCTGCATAATTTGCCTTGAAAGCGCCAATCCAATTCCTGAACCCTGTTTTTTGGTCGTAAAAAATGGAATGAAAATGCGGTCTAAAGCCTCAGGCACTATGCCTTCTCCATTATCTTCAATATTGATATAATAAAAGTTTTGTGTGGTGATTATGGTGATGGTAATAAGAGGGTTTTCCGTCTCTAACAGTGCTTCTTTTGCATTTTTCAAGAGATTTATAAATATTAATTGCAATTGTTCTTCATCCGCCCATAAGCTAATATCATTTTCAGGAAGGTTTAATTTCAACTCAATTTTATGATTGTTTAATTCTTCTTGAAGCAATTTTTGAACATATAAAATCAGCTGTTTGGCAGAAATATTATCAAATTTGGGAGCAGGGATATTCGTATAATCTCTATAAGCATTGATAAAATTAATCAAACCTCGACTTCTACTTTCAATGGTTTTCAAGCCGAGTTGTAAATCATCATGAGCTTCCAAAGGCATGGTAAATGAATCTGAATGCTTGATTAAGTCTTCCTCCATTATATCATTCATAGAATTTACCAAAGAGGCTATAGGCGTAATGGAATTCATGATTTCATGGCGAAGTACTTTGGTAAGATTTTGCCAGGCATACAACTCATTTTGTTGTAATTCAGAATAAATATTGTGCATAGAAACAATTTTCCAATTTTTTGTGCCCAGACGAAGAATAGTACTGTTGAGGGCAAGCTTAATGTCATTGTTGACTATGATCAGGTCACTTTTACCGGGCTTAAGCTTAATGAGTTTCTCGTAAATGGCAGGCTGACTTCTTTTTATATCCGATAAATTCCTGATTTGGGGAGTAAGCAACAGCTTTTTAGACATACTATTGAGAATACCTATTTCACCGGATGCATCAAAACTTATAATGCCCGTCTGAATGTTTTGTAAAATAGTGGAAAGCATGATGAGATTCTGCTCTTTTTCCGCCCGGGTCTTGCGGAAGACTTCTAAGACT harbors:
- a CDS encoding FecR domain-containing protein, which gives rise to MKFNYLFSLLIFSVLISACSKERVITQDNYEVVDLPDGSIVFLNHYSELEYIEAFNQRRVAISGECYFSVEASDKSFTVTGELGEVEVLGTEFSVKSDIEDMKVEVESGSVQFTVEDHSEKLSKGEMASYQKGDNSIKTGKASNGFKKWMAKLRIEFKRLDKKLNDEAKGIEEELNEKAKEIEKEANKIGKELEDVGDQIGKSIKKITD
- a CDS encoding FG-GAP-like repeat-containing protein, whose amino-acid sequence is MDKLLRLFKLLSIVTAFIFGMSLEISAQNITISNFTPKSGAVGTTVTISGTNFNTTAVNNIVIFGATRATVTAATATELTVTVPTGATYAPVTVLNTETDLIASTNSNFTPTFSPNKSSITATDFETKVDFATGADPFSVAIGDLDGDGKADLVLANFTSNTVSVLRNIGSPGVVDYAEKVDFNTNTNPISVAIGDLDGDGKADLAVANYSSTNVSVLRNTSTIGTINFEPKVDFATGANPHLIAIDDFDGDGKADIAVANRNSTFKVSVLRNTSIPGNISYETKIDFLSGGVPYSIATGDLDGDGKSDLAVANYNSNRVSVLRNESSSGTINFAPKDDFFTGGNPHSVAIGDLDGDGKADLATANYGDATVSVLHNRSTTGDIDFAFREDFPTGPLPISVAIGDLNGDGKADLATANYGSGERTVSVLRNIGAPEDAINYATKVDFTTYTGPVLVAIGDLDGDGKADLAVANRFSDFVSVIRNNPDFIPFVTAYSPADDETGLVEVNTDLILTFNEDIQKGTGNILIKEDGVITQTIPVTDASVTVSGNTVTINPEDFTIGATVNIEMDAGVFKDLTDNNYSGITGPTTWNFVAGLLSQMISFDALGDQTYGDANFDLTATASSGLPVNYTSSDQSVATINGSEVTITGAGTTTITASQEGNSDYKSAPSVEQTFTVNKSSQTITFDALPTKNYDVAAFNLTATASSGLSVNYTSSDQSVATINGSEVTIIGTGTTTITASQEGNSDYKSAPSVEQTFTVNKSSQTITFDALPTKNYGDAAFNLTATASSDLLVEYTSSNLNVATINGSEVTIIGTGTTTITASHPGNANYKAASSVGQSLTVNKGSQTITFESLENRTYGDEAFDLTATSSSALELTFSSSDETVATIEGKTVTIIGAGTATITATQAGNQNYEQATAVEQILTVNKAAQSITFESLEAKTYGDANFDLTATASSGLELTYSSSDETVATIDGNTVSIVGGGTASITANQSGNSNYEAASATEQILTVNKAAQSISITAIEDKLVDAAPFEVVAIVNSGLDLTYSLTGPATISGNTITLDGSEGTVEVTVSQSGNTNYNSTSASISFEVTDPCIDFGAEAINITNVLCNGEANGSFEILATGTEPFLYTMDGTDQESEIFSNLTAGDYDVIVTDGNNCTQTVTVTVKEPAMLTISGEVANSNSTDGNGSISLTANGGTGNLSYEWSNGATSANISELTIGEYTVTVTDENGCSLTEKFTISGVTANGEKLNSQVSIYPNPTSQSIKILHAEAVEIITLYNAQGKLILTQKAKGTESNLQLTQLPIGLYFIQLDNSAEMHRIVKK
- a CDS encoding carboxypeptidase-like regulatory domain-containing protein; amino-acid sequence: MITSFLAFSQKHHTIKGQLLQHSDSSPVFNAHIYFDKTAIGTTTNEDGLFAFHFLENEKQSNIHISCIGYKIDSIPISEFQNKPLTIFIEEDKLFLSEVVVSPSDPNDILEKAIENLGQNYPKEKISKTIYYKESVKQNGKPIRLLEVVATIVSDGFSDSRQNPKKYELFIDQKRPDFNYDSTFEGGNGIGVLHGLLWTEAYLNKRKLRKYNVSFDGKSFFRNHEVYKISISKPNSLGTTSMYITVDEFAIVAISQSFVNPSRKKPDSKQQFQFLAFDLYVDFIQMKDGYWYIHTIDDIRESISQDGAITKIIRSIRTTSVGEIQDLNKKNRIKMNTDLYKYPTEYDPEFWNHYNAPLETQEELKAKQEFSE
- a CDS encoding DUF5916 domain-containing protein, with translation MLKCYLVTLFLFLSFSSFALETDSISRKSIEIPRISEAPKIDGVLDDIAWQNAPIATDFVERNPNNGRPIPDSLSTEVKVIYDDLGVYFGAKMKDPEPDKISKELTERDNIAADDFFFILLNGYNDRQQSMQFIVTAAGVQYDAKMTNGREDNSWDAVWYSEVKINDDGWVAEIFIPYFILRFPKKQVQEWGLNMEREVFRTRTRYSWNHVDNQKGAYSLYDGEIHGIENIKTPTRLSFQPYISAYANNYDGNTNFNFNGGLDLKYGISDAFTLDMVLIPDFGQARFDNNVLNLSAFEVQFAEQRAFFNEGTELFSKGDMFYSRRIGGRPSSSPTINEGEEIAFQPNAVELINATKVSGRTESGLGIGFFNAVTNEAFAQIRNVETGEIRTEMVEPYTNYNVTVLDQRFGDNSSFSFVNTNVSRLGNYRDANATGLYVSHTNKANTWNYSASTEGSWRFLKEETIFGTEVQAGISKISGEHRLEGRLDLRTLDYNINDLGFSTNTNYVRYMGYYGYRYLQPKGNLNNMFLNFNLNHFRRLDPDLFSNFTFNFNSSFTTKDFFSYGGGVEVTPFGTNDIYEPRVNGRHVQFPGYHDQWIWMNTDFRKKLAFEGFIDWYKFFEEGRSNIFLSLNPRYRFSNKFNLRYGLLYNPSYKEQGFVDTDGDDIIFGQRDRLTIENSIGGDYIFNNKISLNLTFRHYYSGAMYSKLYSLEQNGELTEEPERENIYDVTFNTWNLDLKFAWWFAPGSQITILYRNALDSYLQQGGQAFDENFDYLFNQPQLNSFSVRLSYFLDYNRIRNAFSNRNMNRAKPGKMTAGL